A window of the Cystobacter fuscus genome harbors these coding sequences:
- a CDS encoding pentapeptide repeat-containing protein, protein MIFNKVFYEDRRIENERLELTDKGSLYFLGSKLTLSHCTLVLKVPARNLFIEGVRFIDCTFEVKQELKNHQQWVYASLKGCRFKGNLSGCDFGHWPDYSTGAENGSIEDCDFSEARLDGCRFMGCDPRTLRFPKWPCFTILNPIQNASELRRATWPGSFGEVTVQGLDQQPRSTAAVTLFAPAMARRHETTPDALRAVIEQFDCIVY, encoded by the coding sequence ATGATTTTCAACAAGGTTTTCTATGAAGACAGGAGAATCGAAAACGAGCGTTTGGAATTGACGGATAAGGGTTCGCTCTACTTCCTGGGTTCCAAGCTGACGCTGAGCCATTGCACGCTCGTATTGAAGGTGCCCGCCAGGAACTTGTTCATCGAGGGAGTTCGTTTCATCGACTGCACCTTCGAGGTGAAACAGGAACTGAAGAACCATCAGCAGTGGGTGTATGCCTCCCTGAAGGGCTGCCGGTTCAAGGGAAACCTGTCGGGGTGTGACTTTGGCCACTGGCCCGACTACTCGACAGGGGCAGAGAACGGATCCATCGAGGACTGTGACTTCAGCGAGGCGCGCCTGGACGGCTGCCGTTTCATGGGCTGTGATCCTCGGACCTTGCGGTTCCCCAAGTGGCCATGTTTCACCATTTTGAACCCTATTCAAAATGCCAGCGAACTCCGCCGCGCGACCTGGCCCGGCAGCTTTGGTGAGGTCACCGTGCAGGGACTCGATCAGCAGCCGCGGTCCACGGCTGCCGTGACGTTGTTCGCTCCCGCCATGGCCAGGCGGCACGAGACCACCCCGGATGCACTCAGGGCCGTCATCGAGCAGTTCGACTGCATTGTCTACTGA
- a CDS encoding pentapeptide repeat-containing protein, with protein sequence MTGLRNVIFRDKEIKNERLELTDKGALYFLSSNLTLKDCTIVLKVSARNLIIKDARFIDCTFEVKQELKNHQQWVYASLKGCRFKGSLSGCDFGHWPDYSTGAENGAIEDCDFSEARLDGCRFMGCDPRTLRFPKWPCFTILNPIQNASELRRATWPGSFGEVTVQELDRQPPPTAAVTLFAPAMARRHETTPDALRAVIEQFDCIVY encoded by the coding sequence ATGACAGGGTTGAGGAATGTCATCTTCAGGGACAAGGAAATCAAAAATGAAAGATTGGAGCTGACGGATAAGGGCGCGCTTTATTTCCTCAGCTCCAACCTGACCTTGAAAGACTGCACCATTGTCCTGAAGGTGTCCGCCAGGAATCTGATCATCAAGGATGCCCGGTTCATCGACTGCACCTTCGAGGTGAAGCAGGAACTGAAGAACCATCAGCAGTGGGTGTATGCCTCCCTGAAGGGCTGCCGGTTCAAGGGAAGCCTTTCGGGGTGTGACTTTGGCCACTGGCCCGACTACTCGACAGGGGCGGAGAACGGAGCCATCGAGGACTGCGACTTCAGCGAGGCGCGCCTGGATGGTTGCCGCTTCATGGGCTGTGATCCTCGGACCTTGCGGTTCCCCAAGTGGCCATGTTTCACCATTTTGAACCCTATTCAAAATGCCAGCGAACTCCGTCGCGCGACATGGCCCGGCAGCTTTGGTGAGGTCACCGTGCAGGAACTCGATCGGCAGCCGCCGCCCACGGCTGCCGTGACGTTGTTCGCCCCCGCCATGGCCAGGCGGCACGAGACGACCCCGGATGCACTCAGGGCCGTCATCGAGCAGTTCGACTGCATCGTCTACTGA
- a CDS encoding shikimate 5-dehydrogenase, which yields MKPPIGRDTQLCMSLAGRPGNFGSRFHNHLYEALGLDYVYKAFTTKDLPAAIGGIRALGIRGCAISMPFKEAVIPLLDGLEASARAIDSVNTLVNDGGRLTGYNTDYVAVRRLIEQARLDPDTPFLLRGSGGMAKAVAAAFRDAGLRAGTLIARNEDTGAALARTYGYRWRAELPDEPAPLLVNVTPLGMAGADQEALAFPESLIAACDIAFDVVALPIETPFLKRARALGKRLISGGEVAMIQALEQFILYTGVTPTEAQAQAAAAFARS from the coding sequence ATGAAACCCCCCATCGGACGCGATACGCAGCTGTGCATGTCATTGGCGGGAAGGCCCGGCAACTTCGGGTCCCGCTTCCACAACCACCTCTACGAGGCGCTGGGCCTCGACTACGTGTACAAGGCCTTCACGACGAAGGATCTACCCGCGGCGATCGGCGGCATCCGCGCGCTCGGCATCCGCGGCTGCGCCATCTCCATGCCGTTCAAGGAGGCGGTGATTCCGCTGCTCGACGGGCTGGAGGCCTCGGCCAGGGCCATCGACTCGGTCAACACCCTCGTGAACGATGGCGGCCGGCTCACCGGGTACAACACCGACTATGTCGCGGTGCGCAGGCTCATCGAACAGGCCCGGCTCGATCCCGACACGCCCTTCCTGCTGCGTGGCAGCGGCGGCATGGCGAAGGCGGTGGCCGCCGCGTTCCGGGACGCCGGGCTGCGGGCCGGGACGCTCATCGCCCGGAACGAGGACACTGGCGCCGCGCTCGCCCGGACCTATGGCTACCGCTGGCGAGCCGAGCTTCCCGACGAACCAGCCCCACTCCTGGTGAATGTCACGCCCCTGGGCATGGCGGGCGCCGACCAGGAGGCGCTCGCCTTCCCCGAGTCCCTCATCGCCGCGTGTGACATCGCCTTCGACGTCGTCGCGCTGCCCATCGAGACGCCGTTCCTCAAGCGGGCCCGCGCGCTCGGCAAGCGGCTGATCTCTGGCGGCGAGGTCGCCATGATCCAGGCGCTGGAGCAGTTCATCCTCTACACCGGCGTCACGCCGACGGAGGCCCAGGCCCAGGCGGCGGCGGCCTTCGCCCGGAGCTGA